In a genomic window of Ralstonia insidiosa:
- a CDS encoding RNA polymerase sigma factor FliA: MNEAPKAGMDMYTATGRKTKSDEMATYAPLVRRIANQMMVKLPASVELDDLIQAGMMGLLDALSRYEETQGVQFEFYAAQRIRGAILDELRGSDWLPRGLRRSARTIEQAIQKLQQQKGRAPTETEIAAALNMSLADYQKQLVDLQGSQLLYYEDFDREDADAFIENRAAENDLTPLDQLLDHDLRESVVAAIEGLPEREKLMMSLYYEQDLNLREIGAVMGVSESRVCQIHSQAIARIRARLRDRAWLPTPT; this comes from the coding sequence ATGAACGAAGCGCCAAAGGCAGGCATGGATATGTACACCGCAACCGGTCGCAAGACCAAGTCCGACGAGATGGCGACGTATGCACCGCTGGTACGCCGCATTGCCAACCAGATGATGGTGAAGCTGCCGGCCAGCGTCGAACTCGACGATCTGATCCAGGCCGGCATGATGGGTTTGCTCGATGCGCTGTCGCGCTATGAAGAAACGCAGGGCGTGCAGTTCGAGTTCTACGCGGCCCAGCGTATTCGCGGCGCAATCCTGGACGAGCTGCGTGGCTCCGATTGGCTGCCGCGCGGCCTGCGCCGCAGCGCCCGCACGATCGAGCAGGCGATCCAGAAGCTGCAGCAGCAAAAGGGCCGTGCGCCCACGGAAACGGAAATTGCCGCTGCGCTGAACATGTCGCTGGCCGACTACCAGAAGCAACTGGTCGACCTGCAGGGCAGCCAGCTGCTGTACTACGAAGATTTCGACCGCGAAGACGCCGACGCCTTCATCGAGAACCGCGCTGCCGAGAACGATTTGACGCCGCTGGACCAGTTGCTGGACCACGACTTGCGCGAATCGGTGGTGGCCGCCATCGAGGGGTTGCCCGAGCGCGAGAAGCTCATGATGAGCCTGTACTACGAACAGGATCTGAACCTGCGTGAGATCGGCGCCGTGATGGGCGTGTCGGAATCGCGCGTGTGCCAGATCCACAGCCAGGCCATCGCACGCATCCGCGCTCGTCTGCGTGATCGCGCATGGCTGCCGACGCCGACCTGA
- a CDS encoding MinD/ParA family ATP-binding protein, whose protein sequence is MTTPFAKDQAAGLRRMLGQAASRRVLVIGEQEQVDDFVDNLRIALSAMGRDAAVVSAQTMLAVAGMLEQYDDKADVTLVAAHFGTRALATVAEACDDVLLTFTDGPEGIKSAYTLLKKTAVLQGSGAGIRTVVCGAHSVDSAVRVFGNLANTVGQYLNTRIDFAGYLPEDRHVELALSLGKPVASAFPASPSAMAFRQLAEEMLSWASAEAQAADVAGSTAASRVTVSAQEPTQAAPDAAAHEAAQTTSILTPRATARAAEMVY, encoded by the coding sequence ATGACCACACCTTTCGCCAAGGATCAAGCCGCCGGGCTGCGCCGCATGCTCGGTCAGGCAGCCAGCCGCCGCGTGCTGGTGATCGGCGAGCAAGAGCAGGTGGATGACTTTGTCGACAACCTGCGCATTGCGCTGTCCGCCATGGGCCGCGACGCCGCCGTGGTGAGCGCGCAGACCATGCTGGCTGTGGCGGGCATGCTCGAACAGTACGACGACAAGGCGGACGTGACGCTGGTGGCCGCGCATTTCGGTACCCGCGCGCTCGCCACCGTGGCCGAGGCTTGCGATGACGTGCTGCTGACCTTCACCGACGGTCCGGAAGGCATCAAGAGCGCGTACACGCTGCTCAAGAAAACCGCTGTGCTGCAAGGTAGCGGCGCCGGCATCCGCACCGTGGTGTGCGGTGCGCATTCGGTGGACTCCGCCGTGCGCGTGTTCGGCAACCTGGCCAACACGGTGGGGCAGTATCTGAACACCCGGATCGACTTTGCCGGTTATCTGCCGGAAGACCGGCACGTAGAACTGGCGCTCTCGCTCGGCAAGCCCGTGGCGAGCGCGTTTCCCGCATCGCCTTCGGCCATGGCCTTCCGCCAGCTTGCCGAAGAGATGCTGAGCTGGGCCAGCGCCGAGGCCCAGGCCGCTGATGTCGCTGGTAGCACGGCGGCGTCGCGGGTGACGGTATCGGCGCAAGAACCGACTCAGGCTGCGCCGGATGCGGCGGCCCATGAGGCGGCACAAACAACGTCGATCCTGACGCCCCGCGCGACCGCGCGCGCGGCCGAGATGGTTTATTGA
- the flhF gene encoding flagellar biosynthesis protein FlhF, translating to MKMHRFTGLTSRDVLRKVRDQLGDDALILSNRAVPGGIEVIAASDTHLDALVDTHSTAPKAAQRRPSMPAPIPEPAPVAEAAAQAPTEPQVQAVAQAETSAAPNALARLRNRFTAARRAAVQAPVQEDALAEPAAGRKLQARVDDDVELGASETLLGVDPLVASTRMLAGLSLDRANEDAAQTLASTAQFIARRTVVPEDEPVEPIKRTAARRESQREQDDQPTTLRSFAERVEAQARATRAAEQQIGRPQPQVESVNPADIFVRMEDSMAKPDAPREDVSLQRSAIKADIKAETDAMTRRMVGEIETLKSTLTDAMSSLASLGVKLGDPVRTRLFQTMLNAGFSAQLTRYVLENMPQHDTYEGALDFVQRAIEKNLTTVSDENSLLDQGGVFALMGPTGVGKTTTTAKLAARFVLRHGASRVALLSTDSYRIGGHEQLRIYGKILGVSVHAVKDAQDLSLALNDLREKHVVLIDTIGMSQRDRAVSEQMAMLHAVGPSIKRLLLLNAASNGKTLDEVVSAYRDANLAGCILTKIDEAASVGHAMDVMIRRRLPLHYVSYGQRVPEDIAVPNKKLLIHRSFRASAEQSSFALDSDESLLVAQGAARSREPGLAAFDFA from the coding sequence ATGAAAATGCATCGATTCACCGGACTGACGTCGCGCGACGTGTTGCGTAAAGTGCGCGACCAGTTGGGCGACGACGCGCTGATCCTCTCGAACCGCGCCGTGCCGGGCGGCATCGAGGTCATCGCCGCCTCCGATACGCACCTGGATGCGCTGGTCGATACGCACTCGACCGCGCCGAAGGCCGCACAACGCCGCCCGAGCATGCCGGCTCCGATTCCGGAGCCCGCACCGGTGGCCGAGGCAGCAGCTCAGGCACCCACCGAGCCGCAAGTGCAAGCTGTGGCCCAGGCCGAAACGTCGGCCGCACCGAATGCACTGGCCCGTCTGCGCAACCGCTTTACCGCTGCGCGCCGCGCTGCCGTACAAGCCCCAGTGCAAGAAGACGCGCTGGCTGAGCCGGCCGCCGGCCGCAAGCTGCAAGCCCGCGTGGATGACGACGTGGAGCTCGGCGCATCGGAAACGCTGCTGGGTGTGGACCCGCTGGTGGCCTCCACCCGCATGCTGGCAGGCCTGTCGCTGGATCGCGCCAATGAAGATGCCGCCCAGACGCTGGCCAGCACGGCCCAGTTCATCGCCCGCCGCACCGTGGTGCCGGAAGACGAACCCGTCGAGCCGATCAAGCGCACGGCCGCTCGCCGTGAATCGCAGCGTGAGCAGGATGACCAGCCGACCACGCTGCGCTCGTTTGCCGAGCGCGTGGAAGCCCAGGCACGCGCTACGCGCGCTGCCGAGCAGCAGATTGGCCGCCCGCAACCGCAAGTTGAGAGCGTCAACCCGGCCGACATCTTCGTCCGCATGGAGGATTCGATGGCCAAACCGGACGCCCCGCGCGAAGACGTGAGCCTGCAGCGCTCGGCCATCAAGGCCGACATCAAGGCGGAAACCGACGCCATGACCCGCCGCATGGTGGGCGAGATCGAAACGCTCAAGAGCACGTTGACCGACGCCATGTCGAGCCTGGCCTCGCTGGGCGTGAAGCTGGGCGATCCGGTGCGCACGCGCCTGTTCCAGACCATGCTGAACGCGGGTTTCTCGGCGCAGCTCACGCGCTACGTGCTCGAGAACATGCCGCAGCACGACACGTATGAGGGTGCGCTGGACTTCGTGCAACGCGCCATTGAAAAGAACCTGACCACCGTGTCGGATGAAAACAGCCTGCTCGACCAGGGCGGCGTGTTTGCCCTGATGGGCCCGACGGGTGTGGGCAAGACCACCACCACCGCCAAGCTGGCTGCGCGCTTCGTGCTGCGCCACGGTGCCTCGCGCGTGGCACTGCTGTCGACCGACAGCTACCGGATCGGTGGCCACGAACAGCTGCGCATCTACGGCAAGATCCTGGGCGTCTCGGTGCATGCCGTGAAAGACGCGCAAGACCTGAGCCTGGCGCTCAATGATCTGCGTGAGAAACACGTCGTGCTGATCGACACCATCGGCATGAGCCAGCGCGATCGCGCGGTGTCTGAACAGATGGCGATGCTGCACGCTGTGGGCCCGTCGATCAAACGCCTGCTGCTGCTGAACGCTGCAAGCAACGGCAAGACGCTCGACGAAGTGGTGAGCGCCTACCGCGATGCCAACCTGGCCGGCTGCATTCTGACCAAGATCGACGAGGCTGCATCGGTGGGCCACGCCATGGACGTGATGATCCGCCGCCGCCTGCCGCTGCACTACGTGTCGTACGGCCAGCGTGTGCCGGAGGACATTGCAGTACCGAACAAGAAGCTGCTGATCCACCGCAGCTTCCGTGCAAGTGCCGAGCAATCGTCGTTCGCGCTGGATTCAGATGAATCGCTGCTGGTGGCGCAAGGCGCCGCACGCAGCCGCGAACCGGGCCTGGCCGCTTTCGATTTCGCCTGA